AGTGTCGACGAAAAGGGATCGACGGTTCCATCGTCGGGAACACCCAACGTAGACGTCTGCCTCACAGCCCACGAAGATCAGTTCTTTCAGCTTTACCTGCAACGCATACTGGCGAAGCATCCGTAGCCAGCTGCATAGGCGGCGAAGGGCCTGCTGGTCATTTCCCCTCGAAGATGCGATCGGCAAACTCGATAAAGTATGGCCAGTTTGGTGCAGGAGTGTGGCCGTACTGGTGCTGCCGGAACGCGACTTTGCCAGTATTGACGAAGGTATTCATGGGCGGAAAGGTGCTGGTATTCAATCCCTTCGTCCCATAGATCTCCCATGCGGGACTGGCTGCTGCGGCTGCCATGAACATTCCTTGAGCGTCCTGCCAGGCATCTCCGGGAAGGTACTTCGGCTCTTCGATGAATGCGCCTCCGCCGATAAACACAGCGCGTGGAGCAGACAGTGCAATGAACTCGTGGCTATCTACCGGCATCTCGTTGGCCGTATGACCGACAGCGGCATAGCGCAGGAAGTTCCCGGCAAACCAATGGAACTCCGAGTTCCCTGTCAGATTGCTTACCGCCTCGCCATAGTTGCGGCGGTAGAGGTTGGCTCCGCCTGCGCCTGAGGAGGAGATGTATCCAATAGCGATGCGTGCATCATCGACCATGGCGACCAGCGCAGCCTTGCCTCCGCGCGAATGACCAGTGACGCCAATCTTCGTGCCATCAACGTTGGGATCAGTCAGCAGATAGTCCACGATGCGGCTATCGCCCCATCCCCATGCGCGCAGAACACCCCAGTCGTCCAGGCTTCGCGGCTGGCCCTTATTGACCAAGCCGATGATGCCGCTGGTCAGACCGGCGCCGTTGTCGGCCTGCACCTCATTCGAAGTACGGCTGACAAAGCCCCATCCATGCTTCAGCAGAAGCTCCGCGGAGTCCGGCGGATTCTCCGGCATGGAGAGCATATGTACCTGCTGCCCCGCTGCCGCCGGCGGGCGCACCGGGCGTGGACGAGTGGAGCCGCCGCCGATGATGACCGGCACCTTCTTGCCTTTTGCTGAGGCCGGCGTCACCAGGTCAGCGTGGATGTCGACGGTGATGGCTGGATACGCCGAGTTGTCCGTATGCCCAACGAGATGCTTCACTACCGCCGGAACACCAGCGACCGTCATCTCCTCGGTACCGGTAACGGTCCAGCTCACCGATGGGATCTTCGCTGGAAACTTGCCGTAGACGTCCTCATCAAACGACGCTTTGATCTCTTTGCGCCGTTGTTCCCACTGCGCCCGCGTCTTCACCTTCGCGCCGTTCTGCAGGGTCATCAACTCCGGCAGCCTGGGAAAGGGATTCGCCTTAGACTCGTCGTAATTCGCATTGCCGGGCTTGCCGACGTCGTACGCAGTCACGCCCGGTTGCATCTCCGTAATGCCCAACAGCTTTAGTTCGCGATTGCGTGCGGCGACATTTCCGGCGTCAATGCGCGCCCGCTCCTCCGGGGAAGGCATCTGGCCTACTATGGCGCCGGTGAGGGCAATTGCACTTAACGCAGCCAAAGCACGTCGGGTGCGGATATTCATAGCTCTCCTCAGAAAGTAGCGTCGTACACTGTGCGGCAACGTGCGACATCGGATTTAGTTTCGAACCCGAATAATACTCCTTTGGGCCTATGAGTGCATTTCCGCAAACCCACAGCGTTGGCAATATCCCTCGATCGAGTGGTATCTTGCTGCCCCAATGGGTCCTTTTGCCGGTTTACCTCCGTTTGCTACGGTTGCACAGCCGGTCCGAGATCGTGGCGAACGCCACAGAGATAAGGAGAACGACCATGTTCAAGATGTCATCCATCAAACCCGCTCTTATTGCAGGTACACTCGCAGGCCTTCTGACACAAGGAAGCCTAGCCTATGCACAGGAAGACCTCGCCCATGCCGTAAAGGGAATCGTCAAACATGTCGACCATGATGCCAAAAAGATCACTATCAAGACGGCCGATGGCACAGAACACACCATCAAGTACACGGATCACACGGCCATTCGTGCAGGCAAGGCAGCAGCACGTGTTCCAGCGGATACATGGCTAGGTACAAAAGAGGGTTCAAATGTTGTGGTTCGCTACACCGAAACCGCCGGAGAAAAAACTGCGGTTGCGATCAGGGACGTAGCGAAAGATACGGAGAAGGCCGTGAAGTAGGAGCATGCGTAGCCGCAAGGCGATACGACCTTCGATCTCACTGACTCGGATGCGGTAGGAGCGGTTTGGATCAGGGGTGCACCTGGACAACACGGATCTGTTCAACTCACGGCAAGCCATCCAGCATTTGAATCGAAATCCGTGGTCGTCAGCATGCTGTAACCCCACATCCCGGCTACGCCGGGATGTGGGGTGCCCGTCAGCGGGTTACTTCAGTGCTTCTCAACCTTGGGAAGAGCAAAGGCGACATAAGAGCCGTGTACGATCTTCGGGGTGGTCGTGCCAAAGTACGTTGATGCAGCGGCAGCGCAGAAGACGATGTATTGCCGCCCCCCAATCTCATAGATAGCCGGTATTCCCTCGAGAGCTTCATCCACGGTTGCCTCCCAGAGAACCTTGCCGCTGGCTGAGTCCAGCGCACGCACCTTGTGATCGCGGGTGCCCGTGAAAATAAGACCACCTGCCGTCACAACCGGACCGACCTTCGGCATCTGGGATCCGGTGTCCTTTATGCCTTTCTCCGCAAGCTCAGGCACCTCGCCCAGCGCAATCTTCCAACGGATGTCGCCCGTGTTCAGATCGTACGCTGTGAGTGAAGTCCAGGGCGGAGCAATCGCAGGAAGACCATTCCGTCCCACCATGAATCCAAACCCGCTGCGATAGTGCGCCGTTGCCGGATCGACGACCTTCGGCTTTGAAGAATCTACATCCACGGCAGGCGCGAGATCCGGCTGCGCAAGATAAGAGAGGATGTTGCCCGCATCCGCTTCCGAAATCTTCGCAAACGCCGGCATCTGTCCCTTTCCGTACTGCATGACGTCGCGGATCTGCTCGTCTGACAGCCGCGTTCTGACATCGGCCAGTGACGGAATCACCGGTGGTTTCCCTGCTCGATCGGCACCGTGGCAGATGCTGCAATTTGCGTTATACAGATCGCGTCCCTGCGCGACAGGAGTTCCGGAGCGATCCACATCAGTCGACAGCTCAAGCTTCAGCATCGCAGGCAGGTCTTTCGAAACGACGTAGACCATACCGGCAGGATCAGCCGCTGCACCGCCAAAATTCGCTCCGCCATTATTGCCCGGCATCTGCACGGTGTTCTGTGTCCCGGGAGGCGTAAAGAGGCCGTGATTCTTGGCCTCCAGCATTTGTTTGTGAAATTTCTCGCGCTCATCGGCATCGAGATAAGGATTGATCTGGTCGGCTGTAAAGCTCTGCCGCGCAAAGGGCAACGGCTTGGTCGGAAACGGCTGCGTCGGCCAGGTCTCCTCACCGGGCATGTCTGATTTCATCTGCGGCCGTTCTTCGATCGGCCATAGCGGTTTTCCAGTCTCGCGATCGAAGACCCACAAGAAGCCCGTCTTGCCTGGCTGTGCGACAACATCGACCATCTTGCCGTTGTGCTTCACCGCGGTCAGCATCGGCGTGGTGGCATTGTCGTAGTCCCAGATGTCGTGATGGACCATCTGGTAGTACCAGACAAGCTTGCCGGTACGCGCATTCAACGCCAGCAGCGAATCGCCATAGAGGTTCTTGCCGAGCCGGTTCGCGCCATAAAAGTTATACTTCGGACTCGCCGTCGGGACATAGACGATGCCGCGTTTCTCATCCAATGCCATGCCTTGCCACGCATTGGCTCCGCCGGCTGTCTTCCATGCATCCTTGGGCCAGGTTTCGTAACCGGCCTCCCCGGGATGCGGAATGGTGTGGAAGATCCACACCATCTTGCCAGTCAGCACGTCATAGGCCCGCACATCGCCGGGCGCCGAGTTGTACTCCTCGTTCGTGGCGGACCCCAGAATAAGCAGATTCTCGAAGACACGGCCTGGATTGACCGACTGCACCAGCGTCAGCGTATGCGGATCGCGCCCAAGTTCCTCACGCAGATCAACGTGTCCGTTCTTTCCGAAGGTCGTGATGCTCTTGCCCGTGCGCGCATCGATCGCCTGCAGGGAGTTGTTCACGGCAAAAAGAAGCCGGCGGTCGGACCGGTCAACGCTCTCCCAATAGTTCAGGCCGCGATACGTAAGCAGCGTGGCCTTCGGATCGGTAGGGTGCACCCACAGCTCTTTGCCTGTGGCGGCATCCAGCGCAACGATGGAGTTCTCTTTCGCCAGCACATACATCACGCCGTCAACCACGAGAGGATTGAAGAGATACTTACGATTGTCTCCGGTGGAGTATTTCCAGGCCACCTGCAACTGCTTCACATTGGAGCGATCGACCTGCCGCAAAGCCGAGTACTGGGCGCCATCGGCGGCGCCGCCATATTCCCGCCAGGTTGTGTGTGTCTTATCGTTGTGGGGCTTTGCGGACTGCCCCGGCAGAACACCGGAAACGAATCCGAGCATCGTTACGGCAATGGTTTGCCAGGGCCTGTGCAGGAAGCTGTTTTGCATGCCAATTTTCTCGTTTGTCGAAGCACTCAAATCCTCTCATCTTTGAGGCACAACAATCCACTCTTGCGAAAGCAAAGGCGTTCCAAGGATTCTTCTGATTTAGACTTCGTAGCGGCGGGCAATCGATCATAAAAATCGATCACAAAGAGGGGGAAGACATGCTGGTTTGGCACTCGTTTTTATTGGCATTCAGTGCCCTGTTACCGCTTATCAACCCACTGGGCTCAGCTTTAGTCTTTCTCGGGCTCGCGGGCGATGCGCCGAAACCCGTCTACAAAAGTCTCGCGAGGAAGATCGCGCTCAATAACGTCATCTTCCTTGGAATCTTCGAACTCCTGGGCTCAACCATCCTGAAGTTTTTTGGGATCTCTCTCCCGATCGTGCAGGTTTCGGGCGGTCTCGTGATTGCCGCCATTGGATGGTCTGTTCTCAACGAGAAGGACTCGGAGGCCGCGGCAAAGGATAAGCAGGAAGAAGCACACATCATGCCTGAAGATCAACTGCACAGCCTGGAAGAAAAGGC
This genomic window from Terriglobus albidus contains:
- a CDS encoding alpha/beta hydrolase family protein; its protein translation is MNIRTRRALAALSAIALTGAIVGQMPSPEERARIDAGNVAARNRELKLLGITEMQPGVTAYDVGKPGNANYDESKANPFPRLPELMTLQNGAKVKTRAQWEQRRKEIKASFDEDVYGKFPAKIPSVSWTVTGTEEMTVAGVPAVVKHLVGHTDNSAYPAITVDIHADLVTPASAKGKKVPVIIGGGSTRPRPVRPPAAAGQQVHMLSMPENPPDSAELLLKHGWGFVSRTSNEVQADNGAGLTSGIIGLVNKGQPRSLDDWGVLRAWGWGDSRIVDYLLTDPNVDGTKIGVTGHSRGGKAALVAMVDDARIAIGYISSSGAGGANLYRRNYGEAVSNLTGNSEFHWFAGNFLRYAAVGHTANEMPVDSHEFIALSAPRAVFIGGGAFIEEPKYLPGDAWQDAQGMFMAAAAASPAWEIYGTKGLNTSTFPPMNTFVNTGKVAFRQHQYGHTPAPNWPYFIEFADRIFEGK
- a CDS encoding PQQ-binding-like beta-propeller repeat protein, with the translated sequence MQNSFLHRPWQTIAVTMLGFVSGVLPGQSAKPHNDKTHTTWREYGGAADGAQYSALRQVDRSNVKQLQVAWKYSTGDNRKYLFNPLVVDGVMYVLAKENSIVALDAATGKELWVHPTDPKATLLTYRGLNYWESVDRSDRRLLFAVNNSLQAIDARTGKSITTFGKNGHVDLREELGRDPHTLTLVQSVNPGRVFENLLILGSATNEEYNSAPGDVRAYDVLTGKMVWIFHTIPHPGEAGYETWPKDAWKTAGGANAWQGMALDEKRGIVYVPTASPKYNFYGANRLGKNLYGDSLLALNARTGKLVWYYQMVHHDIWDYDNATTPMLTAVKHNGKMVDVVAQPGKTGFLWVFDRETGKPLWPIEERPQMKSDMPGEETWPTQPFPTKPLPFARQSFTADQINPYLDADEREKFHKQMLEAKNHGLFTPPGTQNTVQMPGNNGGANFGGAAADPAGMVYVVSKDLPAMLKLELSTDVDRSGTPVAQGRDLYNANCSICHGADRAGKPPVIPSLADVRTRLSDEQIRDVMQYGKGQMPAFAKISEADAGNILSYLAQPDLAPAVDVDSSKPKVVDPATAHYRSGFGFMVGRNGLPAIAPPWTSLTAYDLNTGDIRWKIALGEVPELAEKGIKDTGSQMPKVGPVVTAGGLIFTGTRDHKVRALDSASGKVLWEATVDEALEGIPAIYEIGGRQYIVFCAAAASTYFGTTTPKIVHGSYVAFALPKVEKH
- a CDS encoding VCBS domain-containing protein; the encoded protein is MFKMSSIKPALIAGTLAGLLTQGSLAYAQEDLAHAVKGIVKHVDHDAKKITIKTADGTEHTIKYTDHTAIRAGKAAARVPADTWLGTKEGSNVVVRYTETAGEKTAVAIRDVAKDTEKAVK
- a CDS encoding MarC family protein, giving the protein MLVWHSFLLAFSALLPLINPLGSALVFLGLAGDAPKPVYKSLARKIALNNVIFLGIFELLGSTILKFFGISLPIVQVSGGLVIAAIGWSVLNEKDSEAAAKDKQEEAHIMPEDQLHSLEEKAFYPFTFPVTSGPGTLVVLLTLSARFSEGPDSAVVLAHLALFLAIVAVSLLVFVCYAHAAKLTKLIPASTAHGILRVVAFILLCIGVQITWNGASALIATLSRH